AACGTGTACGCCGGGCGGCTCCGGCGCACGCGGGGAGCGTCCGGACGGGGCCGGCCGGGTTCGATCGCCGGTTCCGCCTGCGGGTCAGCCGGGCGGCGCGGCCCCGGGTGCGGGGCCGCGGACCCGCGGACAGACTGGGCGCATGTCGGAGCCCCAGGAGCAGCCGCCGCCCGAACCGCGGACGCCCGGTACGCAGGAGGCGCCCGGCGCACAGGCGGCGAGCCCTTCGAAGGCGTTCCTGGAGAAGGTGGCGTACATCGCGGCGCCGGGCACCATCGTCCTCGGTCTCCTCTACTACTTCGGCAGCACCTACACCGAGGCGTACTACGCCACCTTCGGCGTGCCCACGGCCGACCTCCAGCTCTCCGTCCAGGCCTACCTGGTCAGGAGCCCGGGCGCGATCTTCTTCCCGCTCTGGTCCCTCCTGTTCTGCGGGCTGGCCCTGCTGTTGGCCCTGGGGTGGGCGGGGCGGCTGCTGGCCGGGCCGGGGCGGAAGATCCGGCGCGGGACGGTGACCGCCTGGCTGCTCGCGGCCGGGCTGTTCCTGGTGGTGGCGGGCTTCCCGGTCTTCTTCTGGGAAGACCGGCTGCCACGGCTCCCCGGGGGCTGGCCGCGCGAGTTCGTGCCCTGTCTGGCGGTGGCGCTGGGTGCCACGCTGGCGTTCTTCGCCGTTCAGCTGCGCCTGAGCGACCCAGACACGGACGGGCGGGACGAGCGGAGCGGGGAGAGCCGTACGGCCGACCGGCTGTGGCTGGCGGCCGGCGCGCTGCTCCTCGGAGTGCTGACGATGAGCCTGTTCTTCGGCATGGCGCGGTACGTGGCGATGGCCGGCCGCACCGAGGCCATGAGCGACGCCGCGGGAGGCTACGTCTCCAGCCCGCGGCTGATCGTCCACTCCCGGGTGCCCGTGATCCACCACGCGCCGGGCATCGTCTTCAACGACCTGGGCAGCGGCGGGGGCCCGTACCGCTACCAGTACCTCGGCTTCCGCGTCCTCGCGAAGACGCCGGCCCGCTTCTACCTCGTCTCCTACCTGCCCCGGCAGCCGGAGCGCACGCTGGTGGTCCTGCCCGACGACGACACCGTCAGGATCGAGATCAGTCCGTGAGGGACGGCTCGGAAGTGTAGGCGTCGAAAGTCGGCGACGGAGACGACGACGGCGAGGGCGAGAGGAAGGGGGAGAGGGACGGCGACGGCGTCTCCGTGCCCGTGGTGTCCTCGTCGCCTGGGGTGTCCTCGCCGCCTGGGGTGGCCTCGCCCAGCGCCTCACCGGAGATGGCGGCGGTCAGGACGTTGCCGTCGGAGGTCGTCGCGGTCAGCTCGCCGGTGTAGGGGCCGGCCTCCGTCGCGATGTGCTGCACCCGGATCCGGCAGCTGCCGCCCGGCGGCAGTTCGACGCCCGTGCAGGCGTCCTCCACGATCGAGGTCGCGCCGCTGTCGGTGGTGGCGGCGATGTTCTGGACGGTGACGGGGTCGCTGCTCGGATTGACCACGGCGACGTCCCCGCCGGCCGGCTCGCCGACCTTCACGGTCGGCACGCTGACCTGCGAGGCGGAGGCATCGGCCCCCTGCCCCAGGAACAACGAGGACGAGGCGGCCGGGCTGCTCTCCGAGCCCCCTGTCGTCAGGGCCGGGAGCGGCGTCGGGGACCCGTCGGCCGACTCCGGGCTCTGGCACCCCGCGCTCGCGGCCAGCATCCCGGACACCACTGCCACGGCAAGACCGCGGACGACTGCGCGCATCACGGCACCACCACCTCCGCTCCGGCTCCGACCGCCGCCCAACGTCCCACACCCCCGGCCCACCCGGCTCGATGACACAGCGTCATCACCCGAAGGAACGCGTCCGCAGGACGACCGGGTGGCCGGGGCGCGAGCCGGCGGTCAGAGGTGGGTCGGAGCGAACATCTTGAGGAGCGCCGGGAGGACGACGACCGAGGGGCCCGGGGTGGCGAGGGCCTTCTTGAGGTCGGCGGTCAGGGATTGCGGGGTGGTGGTGGTCGCCGGGACGTCGAAGGACGCCGCCAGGGCGGCGAAGTCGGGGCGGGCGAGTTCCGTGCCGGTGGCGCTGCCGAAGGACTGGGTCATGTACTCGCGCAGGATGCCGTAACCGCCGTCGTCCACGATCAGCCAGGTGACGTCGAGGTCGTGCTGGCGGGCCGTGGCCAGGTCCGCGATCGAGTACATGGCGCCGCCGTCGCCGGAGACTGCCAGGACGGGCGTGCCCGGTTCCGCGACGCAGGCGCCCAGGGCGGCCGGGAAGGCGTAGCCGAGGCCGCCCGCGCCCTGGGCCGAGTGCATGGTGTTGGGGTGCTTCGCGTCGAAGGCGGACCAAGCCCAGTAGGACAGGATCGTCATGTCCCAGAAGGACGGGGAGCGCGGGGGGAGGGCGGAGCGGATCGAGGTCAGGAGCGAGCGCTCCAGGGCGACGTCCTGGGTGGCGAGGCGGGCCGCGATGTCGTCGAGGACCAGGCGGACGCGCTCCGGGGCGGCGGGGTCCTTGCGCTCGGCGACCGTCTCCAGCAGGGCCTGGAGGGCCAGGCGGGCGTCAGCGTGGATGCCGAGGGCCGGGTGGTTGGACTCCAGCTTGCCGAGGTCCGCGTCGATCTGGACGACCCGGCCCGTGGGGAAGAACGTGTGGTAGTTGGAGGAGAGTTCCCCGAGGCCCGAGCCGACGACCAGCAGGACGTCCGCGTCCTCCAGGAAGTCCGTCATGTGGCGGTCCTCCAGCCAGGACTGGAGGGAGAGCGGGTGGGTCCAGGGGAAGGCGCCCTTGCCGCCGAAGGTGGTGACCACCGGGGCGTCCAGGCGTTCCGCCAGCTGCTTGAGCTTGCCGGCTGCGTCGGAGCGGATGACCCCGCCGCCCGCGATGATCACGGGGCGCTCGGCCGAGGAGAGCCAGTGCGCGGCCACGGCGGTGAGTTCCGGGCGGGGGGCGAGCTCGTGCGGGGTCGCGTCCATGCCCGTGACCTGGGGAATGAACGTCTCTGTGCGCAGGACGTCCTCCGGGATCTCCACCCAGACCGGGCCGTGCGGAGCCGTCAGCGCCGACTCCCAGGCCTCCGCGACGACGGAGGGGATCTGGGACGGGGTGCGGGCGACGTGGACCGACTTCACCACGTCCCGGAAGGACGCCGACTGGTCGCGCAGCTCGTGCAGGTGACCGCGCCGGCCCCCGCCCAGACCCGCGACGGGGACCTGCGAGGAGATGGCGAGGACCGGGGCCGAGGCCGCGGCCGCCTCCGCGAGCGCGGGCAGGGCCATGAGCGCGCCCGGGCCGGTGGAGAGGAGGAGGGGGACCGCCTCGCCCGTGATGCGGCCGTAGGCGTCGGCGGCGAAGCCCGCGTTGTTCTCCGTACGGAGTCCGACGAGGCGCAGGTCGGAGCGCCCCACCGCGTCGAAGAGGCCGAGGGCGTGCTGCCCCGGCAGCCCGAAGACGGTGGTGGCGCCCAGCGAACGCAGCGTTTCCACGACCAGGTCCCCGCCCGTCCGCCCCGGCGGCGGGGCCAGGGCGGCGGCCGTCTGGGCCTCGGTGGGACGGAGTACCAGGTCGTGGTCGTGCGTCACGTGCGCTTACTCGCCCTTCGGGTTCGCCTTCGCCGCCGCGCTGTGTTCTATCGGCCCTGCCTGGCGGCAGCGATCTGACGGCTCATGATCGTGGTCAGCTCGTACGCGGTGTGCGAGGCCGCGACCGAGGTGATCTCCGCGTGATCGTACGCCGGGGCCACCTCGACGACGTCCGCCGAAACCAGGTTGCAGGAGGACAGGCCGCGGATGATCTCCAGCAGCTCGCGGGAGGTCATGCCGCCCGCCTCGGGGGTACCGGTGCCGGGCGCGTGCGCCGGGTCCAGCACGTCGATGTCGATCGAGATGTAGAGCGGGCGGTCGCCGATGCGCTGGCGCAGCTGGTCGGCGACCTCGTCGGCACCGCGGCGGTAGACGTCCGCCGAGGTGACGATGCCGAAGCCCATCTTGGCGTCGTCGTCGAGGTCCTGCTTGCCGTACAGCGGGCCGCGCGTGCCGACGTGCGAGAGCGCCTCGGTGTCGAGGATGCCCTCCTCCACCGCCCGGCGGAACGGCGTGCCGTGCGTGTACTCGGCGCCGAAGTACGTGTCCCAGGTGTCCAGGTGCGCGTCGAAGTGCAGCAGGGCCACCGGGCCGTGCTTCTTCGCGACCGAGCGGAGCAGCGGGAGGGCGATGGTGTGGTCGCCGCCGAGGGTCATCAGGCGGGAGCCGGAGGAGAGCAGCTCGTCGGCCGCGGCCTCGACCGTCTCGACGGCCTCGTTGATGTTGAAGGGGTTCACGGCGATGTCGCCGGCGTCCGCGACCTGCGCGAGGGCGAAGGGGGAGGCGTCCTGCGCCGGGTTGTACGGGCGCAGGAGGCGCGAGGCCTCGCGGATGGCGTTGCCGCCGAAGCGGGCGCCGGGGCGGTAGGAGACGCCGGAGTCGAAGGGCACGCCGACGACGGCGACGTCGGCGGAACCGACCTCGTCGAGGCGGGGCAGCCGGGCGAAGGTCGCCGGGCCCGCGTAGCGCGGGATGCGGGAGGAGTCGACGGGGCCGCGCGGCTGCGTGCTCATGGGGGGTGCCCTTCTGGTGGTCCTGCGTGTGCGGTACTTCGAGCGTAAGCGGGCTGCGCGGGGGTGGGGAGTGTACGTTTCATCCATCCGATGGAGACGAAATATACGGAGTATCCATGACCACCCTTCCCGGCGACCCGGAACCCGGCAACGGTGCGGCGGCGGGGGCGGGGGCGCCGGCCGGGGCTCCCGCCCGGGAGCCGATGACGCCGCCCGTGCTGCTCGGTGGGCTGCTCGGTGAGCGGGCGCTCCAGCTGCGGCACCTCGCGGGGCCGCGGGCGGCGGAGGTGCACGGGGTACACGCCTCCGAGATGGCGGACCCCTCCCCGTACCTGCTGGGCGGCGAGCTCCTGCTGACGGCCGGGGCCGCGCTGACGGAGGCCGGGGCCGCCGCCTACGTCGGCCGGCTCGCCCGCGCCGGAGCCGCCGCGCTCGGCTTCGGCGTGACCCCGGTGCACGAGGTGGTGCCGCCCGGCCTGGCCGAGGCGTGCGAGCGGTACGGCCTCCCGCTCGTCGAGGTCCCGCCGGGGACCCCCTTCACGGCGGTCGCCCGTACCGTCGGGCGGTTGATGGCGGAGGCCCGTACGCGGGAGCTGCGCCGGGTCGCGGAGGCCCAGCAGGCACTGGCGGCCGCCGCGGCCCGGCCGGATCCGGTTCCGGCGGTGCTGTCCCGGCTGGCGGCGAGCCTCGGCGGCTGGGCCGCCCTGCTCACCCCGGGCGCCACGGGCGCGGGGGGCGGCGGTCCGACCGAGGGTCCGGCCGGGACCACCGGGACCACCGGGACCGCCCGGACCACCGGGACCCCGGGCGCCACGCCGAGCGCCCGATCGGCGGCCGGGACGACCGGGGCCCCCCGACCCACCCAGGGCGCACTCGCCGCCGGGCCCGCGCCGGGCGCGGACGTGCTCGACGCCGTGGACTCCCTGGCCCGCCGTGTGGCCCCGGGAGCCGCGGCCACCGCCACCGACGCGCTCGGCGCCACGAGCCTGGCCGCGTACGCCGTGGGCGCCGGGCGGGTGCTGGCCCTGGCCACCCCGGGGCGGACCCCCGGCGACCACACCATCGCCTCCATCGCCGCCGTCCTGCTGACGCTGCTCACCGCCCCCCGCCCGGCCGGCGACGAGGCCGCGGCCCTCACCCGGCTCCTGCTCGGCGGTGATCCCGCCGGGGCCCTGGCGGCCGGGCCCTGGCACGTCGTCCACGCCCGCGGCTCCGGGGATCCGCAGGCCCTCGCGGCCGCGCTGGGCACCGTACTGCTCGACCCGCACGAGGCCGGCGTACGGCTGCTCACCGACCGGGAGCCCACCCCCCAGCCCGGCTGGCGGCTGGGGGTCAGCGCCCCGGCCGCACCCGACGCGCTGCCCGCCGCCGACGCGCAGGCCCGGCGGGCCCTGGAACGCGCCGAGGCGGCCCGCACCCCCCTGGCCCGGCACGCAGCCCCCGGCTTCTCGGGCCTGGTCGACGAGGCGGAGGCCCGCGCGCACGCCGCGGCCCTGCTCGCACCCCTCTCCCCCGTCCTGCGGGAGACACTGCGCGGCTGGCTGGCGCACCACGGCGGGTGGGACCGCACCGCCGCCGCCCTGGGCGTGCACCGCAACACGGTCCGCCAGCGCGTGGCCCGCTGCGCGGAGCTGCTGGGTCGGGACCTGGACGACCCGGACACCCGGATGGAGCTGTGGTTCGCCCTGCGCCGGGAGGAGCCCCCGCGGGGGCCGGGCGGCTGACCGCGGCGACGCGCGGCTCCCGCGGGCCGGTCCGGGACCGCGGGCGCCCCTACGATGTGCCGCATGCTCGGCAGCACGTCCTTGGCAGCGCTGAGCCGCCCCTTCGGTGAGCACCTGGCACCGGCCGCCCGGCTGCTGGTGTGCGCGACCGTCCCCTGGTTCGTGTGCGTGTGGCTCGGCACGAGCACGGCCCCGTGCCCGCGGCCCTGCCCGCCGTCCTCATCCTGCGCGACGACGTGTTCGCGGCGCCCCGGCCGGCCCTGGAGCGGCTGGCGGGGGTGGTCGCGGGCGTGGTCCTGAGCGTGCTGGTCCTGCACTGGCTGCCGACGGCGCCGGCCCTGCGCGGCGGCGTCGACGGCCTCGGCCCTCGACGCGGCCCTGCGCGGCGAGGACTGCGCACAGCGGCTGCGGCTCGCCCGGGAGCTCGAACTGCGGCACCGGACCGCCCATCCCGGCCGCCGCGACGCGGTCCTGCGGGCCGCACTCCACCTCACCCACGAGGCGCTGGCCGAGCACCCCGACCCGGCCGCGCGCTGAACACCTCGACCCGGCCGCGGGCCCAGCGCACCCGGGCTGCGCCGCCGCCCGCGCATGAGGTCGGTCACCCACTCTGGACAGGGGAGACAACCCGCCGGTAACTTAATCTGAGCAAGCGCTTAGATTCAGGCGGCGGACTGCCGCGACCGAAGGGAGCCGGCCGTGCGCCGTACGGTGTTCAACGAGGACCACGAGGCGTTCCGCGAGACGATCCGCGCCTTCATCGAGGCGGAGGTCGTCCCCGTCTACGACGAGTGGTTCGCCGCCGGGCAGGCGCCGCGCGACTTCTACTACAAGCTCGGCGAGCTGGGCATCTTCGGCATCAACGTCCCCGAGGAGTTCGGCGGCGCGGGCCTGGACACCCACAAGTTCGAGGCCGTCCTGTACGAGGAGACCTCGCGCGCGGGCGTCAACTTCGGCGGCTCCGGCGTGCACGTGCTGCTCGCCCTGCCCTACATCAAGATGCTCGCCGACGATGAGCAGAAGAAGCGTTACCTCCCGAAGTTCGTCTCCGGTGAGGAGATGTGGGCGCTGGCGATGACCGAGCCGGGCACCGGCTCCGACGTCGCGGGCATGAAGACCACCGCCAAGCTCTCCGAGGACGGCACCCACTACGTCCTCAACGGCTCCAAGACCTTCATCACCGGCGGCGTGCACGCCGACCGCGTGATCGTCTGCGCCCGCACCTCCGCCCCGAGCGCCGAGGACCGCCGCTTCGGCATCTCCCTCTTCGCCGTGGACACCAAGTCCGAGGGGTACTCCATCGGCCGCAAGCTGGACAAGCTGGGCCTGCGCACCTCCGACACCGCCGAGCTGGCGTTCGTCGACGTGAAGGTCCCGGTCGAGGACCTGCTCGGCGAGGAGAACAAGGGCTTCTACTACCTCGGCGCGAACCTGCCCTCCGAGCGCTGGGGCATCGCCTTCGGCGCGTACGCGCAGGCCAAGGCCGCCATCCGGTTCGCCCAGGAGTACGTGACGGAGCGCACCGTCTTCGGCAAGCCGGTCGCCCACTTCCAGAACACCAAGTTCGAACTGGCCGCCTGCCAGGCCGAGGTGGACGCCGCCGAAGCCGTCGCCGACCGCGCCCTGGAGGCCCTGGACGCCGGTGAGCTGACCGCGGCCGAGGCCGCGTCCGCGAAGCTGTTCTGCACCGAGGTCGCGCACCGCGTCATCGACAAGTGCCTCCAGCTGCACGGCGGCTACGGCTACATGAACGAGTACCCGATCGCCCGCCTGTACGCCGACAACCGCGTGAACCGCATCTACGGCGGCACCAGCGAGGTCATGAAGTCCATCATCGCCAAGGCCATGGGCCTGTAAGGAATCCGGGCAACCGGGCACTTACCCTTCCCCCATGAACGAGGCACTGACGACTCTCCTCGATCTGCTCGACCTCGAGCAGATCGAGGAGAACATCTTCCGCGGTACCAGCCGGCCTTCACTGGTCCCGCGCGTCTTCGGCGGTCAGGTCGCGGCCCAGGCTCTGGTCGCGGCCGGGCGGACCGTCCCCGCGGACCGCACCGCGCACTCGCTGCACTCGTACTTCCTGCGCACCGGCGACACGGGCGCGCCCATCGTGTACTCGGTGGACCGGATCCGTGACGGACGCTCCTTCACCACGCGCCGCGTCGTCGCCGTCCAGCACGGCCAGCCGATCTTCCACCTCTCCGCGTCGTTCCAGACGTACGAGGACGGCCTCGACCACCAGGTCGCCATGCCGTCCGCCCCGGACCCGGAGTCCCTGCCCACCGCGGCCGAGTCGCTGCCCGCGTACCGCGAGATCTTCCGCGACCCCGGCACGGTGGAGCGGCTGATCGAGACGCGGGAGGCGGTGGACCTGCGCTACGCGACGACCCCGCCCTGGGGCAGCGTCGGCGAGCCGGTGGAGCCGCGCTCGCAGGTGTGGTTCCGTACGGCCGGCAAGCTGGACAGCGCCGATCCGCTGCTGCACACCTGCCTGGCCACCTACGTCTCCGACATGACCCTGCTGGACTCGGTGCTGCTCGCGCACGGCCGGGGCGGCTGGGCGGTGGGTGACGTGGTCGGCGCTTCGCTGGACCACGCGATGTGGTTCCACCGGCCGTTCCGCGCGGACGAATGGCTCCTGTACGACCAGGAGTCGCCCTCGGCGGCCGCCGGCCGGGGCCTCGGCCAGGCCCGCATCTGGACCCAGGACGGCCGACTGGCCGTGACCGTCATCCAGGAGGGTGTCGTCCGCGTTCCGCGCGCGTGAACCGGGGGGCTCAGTCCCACCAGAATCCCCAGTGGTCGCTGCCGGTGACCGCCTCGTCCGCGTAGGCGCGGATCGTGCCGCAGCCCTGCCAGATGTTGTCGGGCGCGAAGGCGAAGTGCTCCGCGGCGACCGGCAGCGCCTGGGCGACCGTACGCGGCGGGGCCGCCACCGACACGTGGAGTTCGTCGAAGCCGAGGGCGACGAGGCGGGCGCCGAAGCGCTCCTCCCAGGACCGCAGGACGGTACTGATGAGGGCGGTGTCGTTCTCGTGGTTGGTCGGCCCGCCCCAGCCCAGCGCGGCGGGTACGTCGGCTCCGCGGGCGGCGGGGACCAGCGCGAGCCGCGGGCTCGGCAGGGAACCGCTCCCGATCAGCTCGTCCGCCAGCTCGCAGGCCGCGACCTCCGGATCCGCCGCGTCCGGCCCACCCGCCGGCCATGACTGCGCGAGCCCGGGCCAGTCCCTGGCGAAGGGCGCGATGATCTCCTCGCCCTCCTCCCCCTCCTCCGGATCGGGGACCACCCTGCGCCAGAACTCGCGCAGCACCGGCTCGACGTGGAGGTCATCGGGGTCGGACATCCGATCCGGCCGGAACTCCCGGTCCTCCCACCAACGTTCGAGCCCGCGGCGGCCCTGGAACAGCACCGCCTGCAGCCCGGCGGCCGCGAGTGCCGGGCTGCGGTGCGCGGCGAGCGCACCGACGCCCACGCTCTCGCCGGACACCCACAGCAGCGGCTGCGCCGCCCTGCCCCACCGCCGCCGCCCGGGCCTGTCGACGACCTCGCCCGGCGGCAAGTCCAGCCCCAGACGGCGCCCTTGAGGATCGTCGACCAGAACGGACAGCGGGTGGTGCGTCTTCGGAGGCTTCGCCATGGGCCGACCGTAATCGCCGCAACTGACAACGGGTCCGGCGAGTCGCGCACGGGCGCGCGGTGATGCCGGTGATGCCCGGCGATGCGCGCTCAGGAGCGTCCGGCTGGCGACGAAGGGGCCCCGGCCCGATCGGTACCGGCCGGGGCCTTCCGCCGCCTGCGGCGTCACGCGTCCTGCAGGCCCGCCGCGTTCAGCAGGTACGCCACCATCGGGTCGTAGAAGCGGGGGTCGCGGACGTGGTCGTCCAGGGGGATCGTCACCTGGACGGCGCCCTCCGCCTCGCCGATGAACAAGGCCGGGTCGTTGCAGTCGGCGTAGCCGGCCGCGTCCAGGCCGCGCTGGGCCGCACAGCCCGCCCAGCCGTGGTCGGCGACGACCAGGTCCGGCTGCGGGCGGTTCTCGGCCATCAGGCCGTCCAGGACCGCGGCCATCGGCTCCGGCGAGTGGGTGTGCCACAGGGTCGCGCCCCGCTCCAGCACCGCGACGTCCGCGAACTGCCACACCGAGCCCTCGTCGGCCACCAGGCCCGGGGGGATGACGACGATCTCGCAGCCCGCGGCGCGCAGGGCCGCCGCCGTAGCCCGGTGGACGTCCAGCAGCCCGCCCGGGTGCCCGGTGGCGAACAGCACGCTCTGCCGGTCCAGCGCCGCCTTGCGCAGCCGCGCCGCCAGCCGGTCCAGGCCCGCCACGGTCAGCTCCGGGTCGATGGTGTCCTGGCCGTACCGGAACGCCGGGTCGTCCACGACCCCGCACCGCTCCGCCATCACCGCGAGCACGTCCTGCTCGTCCGTCCACCGGTCGCCCAGCTCCAGGCCGAGCCAGTAGTGCCGGTCGCCGTTGGCGAGCTTGCGGTAGTGGCTCAGGTTGTTCTCGCGCGGGGTCGCGACCTGTCCCGCGATCCGCGTGCGGACCAGATGGTCGATGAGTTCGGCACGGCTCGGCGTCTCTATCGGCTTCGGCATACGGGCCATTCTGCCGCCGCGCGGGCGGAGGCGGCGCGTCCATTCCGGTCGGCGGCCGCCCCGGGTCACGCCGACAGCGCCCCGAACGCCCCGTGCGCGAGCCGGCGCAGCAGGGACTCCGTCGCCTCCCGCCCCAGGGCCGCCAGGTGGGGGGTGGAGTTCAGCAGGCCGAAGACCGCGTGCACGGAGACGCGCACCTCCGCCTCGCCGACCTCCGGGTGCAGTTCCCGTACGGTCTCCACCCACAGCTCCACGTACTGGCGCTGCAGCTGCCGCACGAGCTTGCGGTCGGCCTCGCGCAGCCGGTCGAGCTCCCGGTCGTGCAGGGTGATCAGCGCCCGGTCGTCGAGCGCGAAGTCGATGTGCCCGTCGATGAGGGAGGACAGGACCCGCTCCGGGGCGCCCGCCGCCTCCGCCACCCGGTGGCGGCCGCCGGTCAGCAGCCGTTCGCTGATGCCGACGAGCAGCTCGGCGAGCATGGCGTCCTTGCCCGCGAAGTGCCGGTACAGGCCGGGGCCGCTGATGCCCACCGCGGCACCTATCTCGTCGACGCCGACACCGTGGAATCCGCGCGCGGCGAAGAGGCGGGCGGCCTCACTGAGGATCTGCTCGCGACGGGT
Above is a genomic segment from Streptomyces sp. NBC_01233 containing:
- a CDS encoding thiamine pyrophosphate-binding protein, translated to MTHDHDLVLRPTEAQTAAALAPPPGRTGGDLVVETLRSLGATTVFGLPGQHALGLFDAVGRSDLRLVGLRTENNAGFAADAYGRITGEAVPLLLSTGPGALMALPALAEAAAASAPVLAISSQVPVAGLGGGRRGHLHELRDQSASFRDVVKSVHVARTPSQIPSVVAEAWESALTAPHGPVWVEIPEDVLRTETFIPQVTGMDATPHELAPRPELTAVAAHWLSSAERPVIIAGGGVIRSDAAGKLKQLAERLDAPVVTTFGGKGAFPWTHPLSLQSWLEDRHMTDFLEDADVLLVVGSGLGELSSNYHTFFPTGRVVQIDADLGKLESNHPALGIHADARLALQALLETVAERKDPAAPERVRLVLDDIAARLATQDVALERSLLTSIRSALPPRSPSFWDMTILSYWAWSAFDAKHPNTMHSAQGAGGLGYAFPAALGACVAEPGTPVLAVSGDGGAMYSIADLATARQHDLDVTWLIVDDGGYGILREYMTQSFGSATGTELARPDFAALAASFDVPATTTTPQSLTADLKKALATPGPSVVVLPALLKMFAPTHL
- the speB gene encoding agmatinase, whose translation is MSTQPRGPVDSSRIPRYAGPATFARLPRLDEVGSADVAVVGVPFDSGVSYRPGARFGGNAIREASRLLRPYNPAQDASPFALAQVADAGDIAVNPFNINEAVETVEAAADELLSSGSRLMTLGGDHTIALPLLRSVAKKHGPVALLHFDAHLDTWDTYFGAEYTHGTPFRRAVEEGILDTEALSHVGTRGPLYGKQDLDDDAKMGFGIVTSADVYRRGADEVADQLRQRIGDRPLYISIDIDVLDPAHAPGTGTPEAGGMTSRELLEIIRGLSSCNLVSADVVEVAPAYDHAEITSVAASHTAYELTTIMSRQIAAARQGR
- a CDS encoding helix-turn-helix domain-containing protein; the protein is MTTLPGDPEPGNGAAAGAGAPAGAPAREPMTPPVLLGGLLGERALQLRHLAGPRAAEVHGVHASEMADPSPYLLGGELLLTAGAALTEAGAAAYVGRLARAGAAALGFGVTPVHEVVPPGLAEACERYGLPLVEVPPGTPFTAVARTVGRLMAEARTRELRRVAEAQQALAAAAARPDPVPAVLSRLAASLGGWAALLTPGATGAGGGGPTEGPAGTTGTTGTARTTGTPGATPSARSAAGTTGAPRPTQGALAAGPAPGADVLDAVDSLARRVAPGAAATATDALGATSLAAYAVGAGRVLALATPGRTPGDHTIASIAAVLLTLLTAPRPAGDEAAALTRLLLGGDPAGALAAGPWHVVHARGSGDPQALAAALGTVLLDPHEAGVRLLTDREPTPQPGWRLGVSAPAAPDALPAADAQARRALERAEAARTPLARHAAPGFSGLVDEAEARAHAAALLAPLSPVLRETLRGWLAHHGGWDRTAAALGVHRNTVRQRVARCAELLGRDLDDPDTRMELWFALRREEPPRGPGG
- a CDS encoding acyl-CoA dehydrogenase family protein, coding for MRRTVFNEDHEAFRETIRAFIEAEVVPVYDEWFAAGQAPRDFYYKLGELGIFGINVPEEFGGAGLDTHKFEAVLYEETSRAGVNFGGSGVHVLLALPYIKMLADDEQKKRYLPKFVSGEEMWALAMTEPGTGSDVAGMKTTAKLSEDGTHYVLNGSKTFITGGVHADRVIVCARTSAPSAEDRRFGISLFAVDTKSEGYSIGRKLDKLGLRTSDTAELAFVDVKVPVEDLLGEENKGFYYLGANLPSERWGIAFGAYAQAKAAIRFAQEYVTERTVFGKPVAHFQNTKFELAACQAEVDAAEAVADRALEALDAGELTAAEAASAKLFCTEVAHRVIDKCLQLHGGYGYMNEYPIARLYADNRVNRIYGGTSEVMKSIIAKAMGL
- the tesB gene encoding acyl-CoA thioesterase II; the encoded protein is MNEALTTLLDLLDLEQIEENIFRGTSRPSLVPRVFGGQVAAQALVAAGRTVPADRTAHSLHSYFLRTGDTGAPIVYSVDRIRDGRSFTTRRVVAVQHGQPIFHLSASFQTYEDGLDHQVAMPSAPDPESLPTAAESLPAYREIFRDPGTVERLIETREAVDLRYATTPPWGSVGEPVEPRSQVWFRTAGKLDSADPLLHTCLATYVSDMTLLDSVLLAHGRGGWAVGDVVGASLDHAMWFHRPFRADEWLLYDQESPSAAAGRGLGQARIWTQDGRLAVTVIQEGVVRVPRA
- a CDS encoding DUF4253 domain-containing protein, with the translated sequence MAKPPKTHHPLSVLVDDPQGRRLGLDLPPGEVVDRPGRRRWGRAAQPLLWVSGESVGVGALAAHRSPALAAAGLQAVLFQGRRGLERWWEDREFRPDRMSDPDDLHVEPVLREFWRRVVPDPEEGEEGEEIIAPFARDWPGLAQSWPAGGPDAADPEVAACELADELIGSGSLPSPRLALVPAARGADVPAALGWGGPTNHENDTALISTVLRSWEERFGARLVALGFDELHVSVAAPPRTVAQALPVAAEHFAFAPDNIWQGCGTIRAYADEAVTGSDHWGFWWD
- a CDS encoding phosphatase translates to MARMPKPIETPSRAELIDHLVRTRIAGQVATPRENNLSHYRKLANGDRHYWLGLELGDRWTDEQDVLAVMAERCGVVDDPAFRYGQDTIDPELTVAGLDRLAARLRKAALDRQSVLFATGHPGGLLDVHRATAAALRAAGCEIVVIPPGLVADEGSVWQFADVAVLERGATLWHTHSPEPMAAVLDGLMAENRPQPDLVVADHGWAGCAAQRGLDAAGYADCNDPALFIGEAEGAVQVTIPLDDHVRDPRFYDPMVAYLLNAAGLQDA
- a CDS encoding SACE_7040 family transcriptional regulator; the protein is MSTRAAAPTRREQILSEAARLFAARGFHGVGVDEIGAAVGISGPGLYRHFAGKDAMLAELLVGISERLLTGGRHRVAEAAGAPERVLSSLIDGHIDFALDDRALITLHDRELDRLREADRKLVRQLQRQYVELWVETVRELHPEVGEAEVRVSVHAVFGLLNSTPHLAALGREATESLLRRLAHGAFGALSA